A single region of the Brassica rapa cultivar Chiifu-401-42 chromosome A03, CAAS_Brap_v3.01, whole genome shotgun sequence genome encodes:
- the LOC103861146 gene encoding uncharacterized protein LOC103861146, which produces MASGQCINRTKSAVTFSSKTSKAAKERVKRELNITNEGGIGKYLGLPEHFRRKKRDIFASIVDRIRKQAQSWTSRYLSGAGKMGLLKAVLSALPTYAMSSPNSASHGWRGILAGRDILKKGLGWVVGNGCIIRVWSDNWLSTTQPLCTIGPRTSEAHNMLVSDLFLPNSTLWNVEKIKVHLPQYEAQIRKLVPSTLEMEDTLTWLYQKEGNYTTKSGYALAKVNVKGRDEGFNWSKCVWNMNCSPKLRNFLWKVQNNALAVGETLLKRGIQVDGRCKRCGESESIQHVIFYCPFAKRIWDSVPALCVPNHIAGTSIGQLLQDCTRMINLPPSGVTVPLHPWIMWLLWTSRNQLLFEDKSFSEAEVLVKAIKCAKEWQDAMEKKERKNTASPKDYTPSDLHQQNQPNAMICFSEAAWQPVSCAGGMGWLCTTQAGTTIFEGTTSQEVVGSALIAEALALKAALEAAKSQRIQELVCFSDSKSLINQLTGNTSVNELKGILHDVNVLSRSFTFISFNFVPHRCNVAADRLAKGALSDLVNSTPLG; this is translated from the exons AGAAAGAGTAAAACGTGAGCTGAACATCACTAACGAAGGAGGCATCGGGAAATATTTGGGATTACCGGAGCATttcaggaggaagaagagagacaTCTTCGCAAGTATAGTAGACCGAATCAGAAAGCAAGCTCAGAGCTGGACGTCACGTTATCTCTCGGGAGCGGGGAAGATGGGCCTCTTGAAAGCGGTTCTATCAGCATTACCAACTTATGCTATGTCAT CCCCAAACTCTGCGTCCCATGGCTGGAGAGGGATTCTTGCAGGCCGTGACATTCTGAAGAAGGGACTGGGATGGGTTGTGGGAAATGGATGTATAATCAGAGTGTGGAGCGACAACTGGCTGTCGACAACCCAACCACTCTGCACTATAGGCCCCCGCACCAGTGAAGCACATAACATGCTGGTTAGTGACCTCTTTCTCCCAAATTCGACCTTATGGAATGTGGAGAAAATAAAGGTTCACCTCCCTCAGTATGAGGCTCAAATTCGGAAACTAGTGCCAAGTACTTTGGAGATGGAAGATACATTGACCTGGCTATACCAGAAAGAAGGGAACTACACAACCAAATCAGGTTATGCTCTGGCAAAAGTTAATGTGAAGGGAAGGGACGAGGGTTTCAACTGGAGCAAATGTGTGTGGAATATGAATTGTTCTCCCAAGCTTCGAAACTTCTTGTGGAAAGTGCAAAATAATGCACTGGCAGTAGGAGAAACACTTTTAAAACGTGGCATCCAAGTGGATGGAAGATGCAAGCGCTGCGGGGAGAGTGAATCAATACAACATGTCATATTCTACTGCCCGTTTGCTAAAAGGATCTGGGACTCTGTTCCGGCCTTGTGTGTCCCGAATCACATTGCAGGAACCTCCATAGGGCAGCTCTTACAAGATTGCACTCGAATGATTAATCTCCCTCCAAGTGGAGTAACCGTTCCACTTCACCCTTGGATCATGTGGTTGTTGTGGACTAGCAGGAATCAGTTGTTGTTTGAAGATAAGTCTTTCTCAGAAGCAGAGGTACTAGTTAAAGCTATCAAATGTGCCAAAGAATGGCAGGATGCTATGGAGAAAAAGGAAAGGAAAAATACTGCTTCGCCTAAAGACTACACCCCGAGTGATCTTCACCAACAAAATCAACCAAATGCTATGATCTGCTTTTCTGAGGCAGCATGGCAGCCAGTTTCTTGCGCAGGTGGAATGGGATGGCTTTGCACAACTCAAGCAGGTACCACCATCTTTGAAGGAACGACGTCGCAGGAGGTCGTCGGGTCGGCGCTAATCGCTGAAGCTCTGGCACTTAAGGCAGCTCTGGAAGCTGCAAAATCTCAAAGAATTCAGGAACTGGTCTGTTTTTCAGACTCTAAATCCCTGATCAATCAGCTCACAGGAAACACGTCTGTGAACGAACTCAAAGGAATCCTCCATGATGTTAACGTGTTGAGTAGATCCTTTACTTTTATCTCTTTTAATTTCGTTCCTCATCGTTGTAATGTTGCAGCCGATAGGCTCGCCAAAGGAGCTCTGTCTGACCTTGTGAACTCCACCCCTTTGGGGTAA